A single window of Kineococcus rhizosphaerae DNA harbors:
- a CDS encoding helix-turn-helix transcriptional regulator, with product MPVLPPAVPGPPPALVGRAVELDALEAALATARAGTSVGVLVEADAGVGKSRLVAELAAHAREAGDTVLLGHCASAGGETLPYLPFVEALEPLREQGRSPSFWAAPGETAADVSQVQLFDAVANALTGAARERPVLLVVEDLHWADGASRDLLTFLLRRLRSERLLVVATVRTDDLHRRHPLRPVLAELGRLPGVRRVVLDPFTTEETAQFLRDLAGGEVPSAVVRRIHARAEGNAYYCAELLLAGAGTGGRLPSGLADVVLARLEALPGPVSELVRTAAVGGRRVRHDLLSAVAGLPAEDLERRVRDAIALRVLEPDGEEGYAFRHALLHEAVYGDLLPGERVRLHAAYADAIAAGGRASAAQLAHHARQSNDLPRALEAGIAAAEEAGRLRAPVQAWRHLEEVLPLWGAVPDAAERTGTTLLALTLRASLLASAAGEPARSALIALDAVTLLPPTASPAVAAEVHAQCASALWACDRAQEAIEHARRAQDAGADDPDAWSAVFWATAVAARCYLGLDRFAEARAEAHRALEAIGDRDFAGGEADVLITLAGLDNLDGRLADADALFARAAAAAEAGGHLGTALRARYNLAADRYDRGDLAGAREVLDASCAWAAQVGLSWSPYGLQLIALQVTTSFVTGDFDRALAQARAVGPQAPPLVASAVGVVVAEVLAARGAFEEADAVLQPEWFDDVEDGLPAAAAHAEALRWKGEPAAAADVLVGALFSYEGNEHPKHLLGIRLGALAVGALADAGSDGPDDEALVRRVEERVADLVRTGQPRAGTLGPEGRAWAATLRAEAARWRRAPAADQVAAWREVVEEFSYGDVHDLARARWRLAEASFAAGLREEAVLLLDEARRTASRLRAVPLAAALEDLARRVRARSTPGRGPLTSRELQVLDLVAAGRTNKQVGEALFMAEKTASVHVSRIFAKLGASSRAEAVSIGLRSGLLTASPTGRDHDGG from the coding sequence GTGCCCGTCCTGCCTCCCGCCGTCCCCGGGCCGCCCCCGGCCCTGGTGGGTCGCGCGGTCGAGCTCGACGCCCTCGAGGCCGCGCTCGCCACGGCGCGCGCCGGCACCTCGGTGGGCGTCCTCGTCGAGGCCGACGCCGGGGTGGGCAAGTCGCGGCTCGTCGCCGAACTGGCCGCCCACGCCCGCGAGGCCGGTGACACCGTCCTGCTCGGGCACTGCGCCTCGGCCGGCGGGGAGACGCTGCCGTACCTGCCGTTCGTCGAGGCCCTCGAACCGCTGCGCGAGCAGGGGCGCTCCCCGTCGTTCTGGGCGGCGCCGGGCGAGACCGCCGCCGACGTGTCCCAGGTGCAGCTCTTCGACGCGGTCGCCAACGCGCTGACCGGGGCCGCCCGCGAACGCCCCGTCCTGCTCGTCGTCGAGGACCTGCACTGGGCCGACGGGGCCAGCCGGGACCTGCTGACGTTCCTGCTGCGCCGGCTGCGCTCCGAGCGGCTGCTCGTCGTGGCGACCGTCCGCACCGACGACCTGCACCGCCGGCACCCGTTGCGGCCCGTGCTGGCCGAGCTCGGGCGCCTGCCCGGCGTCCGGCGCGTCGTGCTCGACCCGTTCACGACGGAGGAGACCGCCCAGTTCCTGCGCGACCTCGCCGGCGGGGAGGTGCCGTCCGCCGTGGTGCGCCGCATCCACGCCCGCGCCGAGGGCAACGCCTACTACTGCGCCGAGCTCCTGCTGGCCGGGGCCGGCACGGGCGGGCGGCTGCCCAGCGGGCTGGCCGACGTCGTGCTCGCCCGGCTCGAGGCCCTGCCCGGCCCGGTCTCCGAGCTCGTGCGCACCGCCGCCGTCGGGGGGCGCCGCGTGCGGCACGACCTCCTGAGCGCGGTCGCCGGCCTGCCCGCGGAGGACCTCGAACGGCGCGTGCGCGACGCCATCGCCCTGCGCGTCCTCGAACCCGACGGCGAGGAGGGCTACGCGTTCCGGCACGCCCTGCTGCACGAGGCCGTCTACGGCGACCTGCTGCCGGGCGAGCGCGTGCGGCTGCACGCCGCCTACGCCGACGCCATCGCCGCCGGTGGCCGGGCGTCGGCCGCGCAGCTCGCGCACCACGCCCGGCAGAGCAACGACCTGCCCCGCGCCCTGGAGGCGGGGATCGCCGCGGCCGAGGAGGCCGGACGGCTGCGGGCCCCCGTGCAGGCCTGGCGCCACCTCGAGGAGGTCCTGCCCCTGTGGGGCGCGGTGCCCGACGCCGCCGAGCGCACCGGCACGACGCTGCTGGCCCTGACCCTGCGGGCCTCGCTGCTGGCCTCCGCGGCGGGGGAGCCCGCGCGCTCGGCGCTCATCGCGCTGGACGCCGTGACGCTGCTGCCGCCCACCGCGAGCCCGGCCGTCGCGGCGGAGGTCCACGCGCAGTGCGCCTCGGCGCTGTGGGCCTGCGACCGCGCGCAGGAGGCCATCGAGCACGCCCGGCGCGCCCAGGACGCCGGCGCGGACGACCCGGACGCCTGGTCGGCGGTGTTCTGGGCGACGGCCGTGGCCGCCCGCTGCTACCTGGGCCTGGACCGCTTCGCCGAGGCCCGCGCCGAGGCCCACCGCGCGCTGGAGGCGATCGGGGACCGGGACTTCGCCGGGGGCGAGGCGGACGTGCTCATCACCCTGGCGGGTCTGGACAACCTCGACGGCCGGCTCGCCGACGCCGACGCCCTCTTCGCCCGCGCCGCCGCCGCGGCCGAGGCCGGCGGCCACCTCGGGACGGCCCTGCGGGCCCGGTACAACCTCGCCGCCGACCGCTACGACCGCGGTGACCTCGCCGGCGCCCGCGAGGTCCTCGACGCGTCGTGCGCGTGGGCCGCGCAGGTGGGGCTGTCCTGGTCGCCGTACGGCCTGCAGCTGATCGCCCTGCAGGTCACGACGAGCTTCGTCACGGGGGACTTCGACCGGGCCCTGGCCCAGGCCCGGGCCGTCGGACCGCAGGCCCCGCCCCTGGTCGCCTCCGCGGTCGGCGTCGTCGTCGCCGAGGTGCTCGCGGCCCGCGGGGCCTTCGAGGAGGCCGACGCCGTCCTGCAGCCCGAGTGGTTCGACGACGTCGAGGACGGCCTGCCGGCCGCCGCGGCCCACGCGGAGGCGTTGCGCTGGAAGGGAGAACCGGCCGCCGCGGCCGACGTCCTGGTCGGCGCGCTGTTCAGCTACGAGGGCAACGAGCACCCCAAGCACCTCCTCGGGATCCGGCTGGGGGCCCTGGCCGTCGGGGCCCTGGCCGACGCCGGGTCCGACGGCCCCGACGACGAGGCCCTCGTGCGGCGGGTCGAGGAGCGGGTCGCCGACCTGGTGCGGACCGGCCAGCCCCGCGCGGGGACCCTGGGCCCCGAGGGGCGGGCGTGGGCGGCGACGCTGCGGGCCGAGGCCGCGCGGTGGCGCCGCGCACCCGCCGCCGACCAGGTCGCCGCGTGGCGCGAGGTCGTGGAGGAGTTCTCCTACGGCGACGTCCACGACCTGGCCCGCGCCCGGTGGCGGCTGGCCGAGGCGAGCTTCGCGGCCGGGCTGCGCGAGGAGGCGGTGCTCCTGCTCGACGAGGCCCGCCGGACGGCGTCGCGGCTGCGGGCCGTCCCCCTGGCCGCGGCCCTGGAGGACCTGGCCCGACGGGTGCGGGCGCGGTCCACCCCGGGCCGCGGTCCGCTGACCTCCCGGGAGCTGCAGGTGCTCGACCTGGTGGCCGCCGGGCGCACCAACAAGCAGGTGGGGGAGGCGCTGTTCATGGCCGAGAAGACCGCCAGCGTGCACGTCTCGCGGATCTTCGCCAAGCTCGGGGCATCGTCTCGCGCCGAAGCGGTCTCGATCGGGTTGCGCAGCGGGCTCCTCACCGCCTCCCCGACCGGTCGGGACCACGACGGCGGCTGA
- the argG gene encoding argininosuccinate synthase, with amino-acid sequence MSKVLTSLPAGERVGIAFSGGLDTSVAVAWMREKGAVPCTYTADIGQYDEPDIDSVPGRASAYGAELARLVDCRSALVEEGLAALTCGAFHIRSGGRSYFNTTPLGRAVTGTLLVRAMLEDDVQIWGDGSTYKGNDIERFYRYGLLANPALRIYKPWLDAEFVTELGGRTEMSEWLQARDLPYRASTEKAYSTDANIWGATHEAKRLEHLDVGVELVEPIMGVRFWDPAVEIAPEDVTVGFEQGRPVSINGRTFENAVDLVLEANAVGGRHGLGMSDQIENRIIEAKSRGIYEAPGMALLHAAYERLVNAIHNEDTVASYHNEGRRLGRLMYEGRWLDPQSLMLRESLQRWVGNAVTGTVTLRLRRGEDYSILDTQGPAFSYHPDKLSMERTEDSAFGPVDRIGQLTMRNLDIADSRAKLEQYAGLGMVGSSQVSLIGALESGGAEAIASRGESSQDELLDAAAMESGTD; translated from the coding sequence ATGTCCAAGGTGCTCACCTCCCTGCCCGCCGGCGAACGCGTCGGCATCGCCTTCTCCGGCGGCCTCGACACCTCCGTCGCCGTCGCCTGGATGCGCGAGAAGGGCGCGGTGCCGTGCACCTACACCGCGGACATCGGCCAGTACGACGAACCGGACATCGACTCCGTCCCGGGCCGCGCGTCGGCCTACGGCGCCGAGCTCGCGCGGCTCGTCGACTGCCGCTCCGCGCTCGTCGAGGAGGGCCTGGCCGCCCTGACCTGCGGCGCGTTCCACATCCGCTCCGGCGGGCGCAGCTACTTCAACACCACGCCCCTGGGCCGCGCCGTCACCGGCACCCTGCTGGTGCGCGCCATGCTCGAGGACGACGTGCAGATCTGGGGCGACGGGTCGACCTACAAGGGCAACGACATCGAGCGGTTCTACCGCTACGGCCTGCTCGCCAACCCCGCGCTGCGCATCTACAAGCCGTGGCTGGACGCCGAGTTCGTCACCGAGCTCGGCGGGCGCACCGAGATGTCGGAGTGGCTGCAGGCGCGCGACCTGCCCTACCGGGCGAGCACCGAGAAGGCCTACTCGACCGACGCGAACATCTGGGGCGCCACCCACGAGGCCAAGCGCCTGGAGCACCTCGACGTCGGCGTCGAACTCGTCGAACCCATCATGGGCGTGCGGTTCTGGGACCCCGCCGTCGAGATCGCCCCCGAGGACGTGACGGTCGGCTTCGAGCAGGGCCGGCCCGTCTCGATCAACGGCCGGACCTTCGAGAACGCCGTCGACCTCGTCCTGGAGGCCAACGCCGTCGGCGGCCGGCACGGCCTGGGCATGTCCGACCAGATCGAGAACCGCATCATCGAGGCCAAGTCCCGCGGCATCTACGAGGCCCCCGGCATGGCGCTGCTGCACGCCGCCTACGAACGCCTCGTCAACGCCATCCACAACGAGGACACCGTCGCCAGCTACCACAACGAGGGCCGGCGCCTGGGCCGGCTCATGTACGAGGGCCGCTGGCTGGACCCGCAGTCGCTCATGCTGCGCGAGTCCCTGCAGCGCTGGGTCGGCAACGCCGTCACCGGCACCGTCACCCTGCGCCTGCGCCGCGGGGAGGACTACTCGATCCTCGACACGCAGGGCCCGGCGTTCAGCTACCACCCGGACAAGCTGTCGATGGAACGCACCGAGGACTCCGCCTTCGGCCCCGTCGACCGCATCGGCCAGCTGACCATGCGCAACCTCGACATCGCCGACTCGCGCGCCAAGCTGGAGCAGTACGCCGGTCTGGGCATGGTCGGCAGTTCCCAGGTCAGCCTCATCGGCGCCCTGGAATCCGGTGGGGCCGAGGCGATCGCCTCGCGCGGCGAGAGCAGCCAGGACGAACTGCTCGACGCCGCGGCCATGGAGTCCGGCACCGACTGA
- a CDS encoding TetR/AcrR family transcriptional regulator, protein MPAPADAVPPREDGRRLRYRHRREELLQAATEHVVAEGLAQASLRRVAEGVGVSHAALLHHFGTREDLLAEIVERVLTRAFSAPGLHEGDPDGPLRALWRHATAEPGRRHVRLFLAVTGQALYDEGLAATVSRSVRERTDLIAAGFAAAGADPATARSLGTLVLSTMRGLLLDRLVTGDTDRVDAAFELFVRGLETAYPRRS, encoded by the coding sequence GTGCCAGCCCCCGCCGACGCCGTCCCCCCGCGCGAGGACGGCCGCCGGCTGCGCTACCGGCACCGCCGCGAGGAGCTGCTGCAGGCGGCCACCGAGCACGTCGTCGCCGAGGGGCTGGCCCAGGCCTCGCTGCGCCGCGTCGCCGAGGGCGTCGGGGTGAGCCACGCCGCCCTGCTGCACCACTTCGGCACCCGCGAGGACCTGCTCGCCGAGATCGTCGAGCGCGTCCTGACCCGCGCCTTCAGCGCCCCCGGCCTGCACGAAGGCGACCCCGACGGCCCGCTGCGGGCGCTGTGGCGCCACGCCACCGCCGAACCGGGCCGGCGCCACGTCCGGCTGTTCCTGGCCGTCACCGGTCAGGCGCTCTACGACGAGGGACTGGCCGCGACGGTGAGCCGGTCGGTGCGCGAGCGCACCGACCTGATCGCCGCCGGGTTCGCCGCCGCGGGCGCCGACCCCGCCACGGCCCGCTCGCTCGGCACCCTCGTCCTGTCGACCATGCGCGGGCTGCTGCTGGACCGCCTCGTCACCGGCGACACCGACCGCGTCGACGCCGCGTTCGAGCTGTTCGTGCGCGGCCTGGAGACGGCGTACCCGCGCCGCTCCTGA
- a CDS encoding YbaK/EbsC family protein: MHRNAVVVAQALREAGVRGEVVELTNSARTAAQAAAVLGCPVGAVANSLVFLADGEPVLVLTSGGHRVDVAATAAALGAGDLTRPKAPAVRAATGQPIGGVSPVGHPRRLRTLIDVDLLRHDVVWAAAGTPHTVFPTTFAELVRICDAEPARVA, from the coding sequence GTGCACCGCAACGCAGTCGTCGTCGCCCAGGCGTTGCGCGAGGCCGGGGTGCGGGGCGAGGTCGTCGAGCTGACGAACTCGGCCCGCACCGCCGCCCAGGCCGCCGCCGTCCTCGGCTGCCCCGTCGGGGCCGTCGCCAACAGCCTCGTGTTCCTCGCCGACGGCGAACCGGTGCTGGTGCTGACCAGCGGCGGGCACCGCGTCGACGTCGCCGCCACCGCGGCCGCCCTCGGCGCCGGCGACCTCACCCGGCCCAAGGCCCCGGCCGTGCGCGCCGCCACGGGCCAGCCCATCGGGGGCGTGTCCCCGGTCGGGCACCCCCGTCGGCTGCGGACCCTCATCGACGTCGACCTGCTGCGCCACGACGTCGTGTGGGCCGCGGCCGGGACCCCGCACACGGTCTTCCCGACGACGTTCGCCGAGCTCGTGCGGATCTGCGACGCCGAGCCCGCCCGGGTGGCCTGA
- a CDS encoding NADPH-dependent F420 reductase, with protein sequence MSIIGIIGSGNIGSVVARLAVDAGHDVVIANSRGPESLAGLVGELGPKARAATTAEAAAAGDLVVVTIPLGRVPDLPAGLLDGKVVVDTCNYYPERDGDIAVLDSHELTTSGFVQRHFAGARVVKAFNNIFAQNLGELQRPAGAPDRTTLTIAGDDEEAKRTVTGFLDAIGYDTFDTGGLADSWRFQRDQPAYAGVYTESGDPAEPRRRTREELAARLGEADRSIR encoded by the coding sequence ATGAGCATCATCGGAATCATCGGCAGCGGAAACATCGGCAGCGTCGTCGCCCGCCTGGCCGTGGACGCCGGTCACGACGTCGTCATCGCCAACTCCCGCGGCCCGGAATCGCTGGCCGGGCTCGTGGGCGAGCTGGGTCCCAAGGCCCGTGCGGCGACGACCGCCGAAGCCGCCGCGGCGGGCGACCTCGTGGTGGTGACGATCCCGCTGGGTCGCGTCCCGGACCTGCCCGCCGGGCTGCTGGACGGCAAGGTCGTCGTCGACACCTGCAACTACTACCCCGAGCGCGACGGCGACATCGCCGTCCTGGACAGCCACGAGCTGACCACCAGCGGGTTCGTGCAGCGCCACTTCGCCGGCGCGCGCGTCGTCAAGGCGTTCAACAACATCTTCGCGCAGAACCTCGGGGAGCTGCAGCGTCCCGCGGGGGCCCCGGACCGCACGACCCTGACGATCGCCGGGGACGACGAGGAGGCGAAGCGCACGGTCACCGGGTTCCTCGACGCGATCGGCTACGACACCTTCGACACCGGCGGCCTGGCCGACAGCTGGCGCTTCCAGCGCGACCAGCCCGCCTACGCCGGGGTCTACACCGAGAGCGGGGACCCCGCCGAGCCGCGGCGGCGCACCCGCGAGGAGCTGGCGGCCCGCCTCGGGGAGGCGGACCGCTCCATCCGCTGA
- a CDS encoding winged helix DNA-binding domain-containing protein, with the protein MRHVSDDERRARLAVRHALASGVASPEEATRAVTVLHATEPATVHLSCWARVPGLAVADVERALYADRTLVKQLAMRRTLFVVPRDLLPAVLPSASARVAATERAAVVKDVVTAGLAVDGNAWLDAGRAQVIDLLGRHPAGLPAQAVREAVPAIDVKVSVRPGSQWSASRVLTHLGLTGDVVRGANSGHWRVSRPAWTLTRDWIDPPVPWSAADGYREVVRRWLWSFGPGTEDDLVWWLGATKGVVRTALAGLGAVAVRLDDGSTGWLLPEDEEVVADPGPWVALLPVLDPTVMGWKERGFHLGPHRERLFDRNGNAGTTVWVDGRVVGCWVQDAAGVVHLRLLERVGARARRALSAEAERLTAWLGGVKVGTVYSSPAMKDPVVC; encoded by the coding sequence GTGCGCCACGTGAGCGACGACGAACGCCGGGCCCGCCTCGCCGTCCGGCACGCGCTGGCCTCGGGGGTGGCCTCCCCCGAGGAGGCGACGCGGGCGGTGACCGTCCTGCACGCCACCGAACCCGCGACCGTCCACCTGTCCTGCTGGGCGCGGGTGCCCGGGCTGGCCGTCGCCGACGTCGAGCGCGCGCTGTACGCCGACCGCACGCTCGTGAAGCAGCTCGCCATGCGGCGCACGCTGTTCGTCGTCCCGCGCGACCTGCTGCCGGCCGTCCTGCCGAGCGCGTCGGCGCGGGTGGCCGCGACCGAGCGCGCGGCCGTCGTCAAGGACGTCGTGACGGCCGGGCTGGCCGTCGACGGGAACGCGTGGCTGGACGCCGGGCGGGCGCAGGTGATCGACCTTCTCGGACGCCACCCCGCGGGCCTGCCGGCGCAGGCGGTCCGCGAGGCCGTCCCGGCCATCGACGTCAAGGTGTCCGTCCGGCCGGGGTCGCAGTGGTCGGCCTCACGGGTCCTGACCCACCTCGGCCTGACGGGGGACGTGGTGCGGGGCGCGAACTCCGGGCACTGGCGGGTGTCGCGGCCGGCGTGGACGCTGACGCGGGACTGGATCGACCCGCCGGTGCCGTGGAGCGCGGCCGACGGGTACCGGGAGGTCGTGCGGCGCTGGCTGTGGAGCTTCGGGCCGGGCACCGAGGACGACCTGGTGTGGTGGCTGGGGGCGACGAAGGGCGTCGTGCGCACCGCGCTGGCCGGGCTGGGGGCCGTCGCGGTCCGCCTCGACGACGGCTCCACCGGGTGGCTGCTGCCCGAGGACGAGGAGGTGGTCGCCGACCCCGGCCCGTGGGTGGCGCTGCTGCCCGTCCTGGACCCGACGGTCATGGGCTGGAAGGAGCGCGGGTTCCACCTCGGCCCGCACCGGGAGCGGCTCTTCGACCGCAACGGCAACGCGGGCACGACGGTGTGGGTGGACGGCCGGGTCGTCGGCTGCTGGGTGCAGGACGCCGCCGGCGTCGTCCACCTGCGGCTGCTGGAGCGGGTGGGCGCGCGGGCGCGCCGGGCCCTGAGCGCCGAGGCCGAGCGGCTCACGGCGTGGCTGGGCGGGGTGAAGGTGGGGACGGTCTACTCCTCGCCGGCGATGAAGGACCCCGTCGTCTGCTAG
- a CDS encoding tautomerase family protein, with amino-acid sequence MAQFKVHGRAEHLRPIRADLSDVLHRAAVEVLGLPEAKRFHRFFPMDAEDFPTPDGRTERYTVVEVVMFEGRSVATKKAFYRRLFADVQTLGISPVDLEVVILETPRHDWGIRGLPGDELELSYRVDR; translated from the coding sequence GTGGCGCAGTTCAAGGTCCACGGCCGCGCGGAGCACCTGCGCCCGATCCGCGCCGACCTGTCCGACGTGCTGCACCGCGCCGCGGTCGAGGTGCTCGGCCTGCCGGAGGCGAAGCGGTTCCACCGCTTCTTCCCGATGGACGCCGAGGACTTCCCGACCCCCGACGGCCGCACCGAGCGCTACACGGTCGTCGAGGTCGTCATGTTCGAGGGCCGGAGCGTGGCGACGAAGAAGGCGTTCTACCGCAGGCTGTTCGCCGACGTGCAGACGCTGGGCATCTCCCCCGTCGACCTCGAGGTCGTGATCCTCGAGACGCCCCGGCACGACTGGGGCATCCGGGGGCTGCCGGGCGACGAGCTGGAGCTGAGCTACCGCGTCGACCGCTAG
- a CDS encoding MFS transporter: protein MSTVSERLDALPFTPRHRRLLVGSGVGWALDALDVGLVAYVLVALRTQWDLSEGQLSWIASVGFAGMAVGASLGGLLADRVGRRQVFALTLLVYGLATGAAALSWSLGALLVFRFLVGLGLGAELPVASTLVSEFAPRRIRGRVVVVLEAFWAVGWTVAALVGFLLVPTSDDGWRWALAIGALPAVYAIVVRRGLPESVRFLLSKGRTAEATRVVREFEASAGMTTARELVPDPAPAAGRGIWAAGLRSRTAGLWLVWFFVNFSYYGAFTWIPSLLVKDGFSLVRSLEFTLVITLAQLPGYALAAVLVEAWGRRRTLSTFLVGSALAALAYSAAGSEATILAAGMALSFFNLGAWGALYAVTPEVYPTPVRGRGAGAAAGFGRLASILAPLAVPFLSSSGGTGLVFVVFGVAFAVAASASFLLPERRGAALD, encoded by the coding sequence GTGAGCACGGTTTCCGAACGCCTCGACGCGCTGCCCTTCACCCCCCGGCACCGGCGGCTGCTCGTCGGTTCCGGCGTCGGCTGGGCCCTGGACGCGCTCGACGTCGGTCTGGTCGCCTACGTCCTCGTCGCGCTGCGCACCCAGTGGGACCTGAGCGAGGGGCAGTTGTCCTGGATCGCCTCGGTCGGGTTCGCGGGCATGGCGGTCGGGGCGAGCCTCGGGGGGCTGCTCGCCGACCGCGTCGGCCGCCGGCAGGTCTTCGCGCTCACGCTGCTCGTCTACGGCCTGGCCACCGGCGCCGCGGCGCTGTCGTGGTCCCTGGGGGCGCTGCTGGTGTTCCGGTTCCTCGTCGGCCTCGGGCTCGGCGCCGAACTGCCCGTGGCGTCCACGCTGGTCAGCGAGTTCGCACCCCGGCGCATCCGTGGGCGCGTCGTCGTCGTCCTGGAGGCGTTCTGGGCGGTGGGGTGGACCGTCGCGGCCCTCGTGGGGTTCCTGCTCGTGCCCACCTCCGACGACGGGTGGCGCTGGGCGCTGGCGATCGGGGCGCTGCCCGCCGTGTACGCGATCGTCGTCCGCCGGGGGCTGCCGGAGTCGGTGCGGTTCCTGCTGTCGAAGGGGCGCACGGCCGAGGCGACGCGGGTCGTGCGCGAGTTCGAGGCGTCCGCGGGGATGACCACGGCCCGGGAGCTGGTCCCGGACCCCGCGCCCGCGGCCGGCCGGGGGATCTGGGCGGCGGGGCTGCGGTCGCGGACCGCGGGGTTGTGGCTCGTGTGGTTCTTCGTGAACTTCAGCTACTACGGGGCGTTCACGTGGATCCCCAGCCTGCTCGTGAAGGACGGGTTCTCCCTCGTCCGGTCCCTGGAGTTCACCCTCGTCATCACCTTGGCGCAGCTGCCCGGGTACGCCCTGGCCGCGGTCCTCGTCGAGGCGTGGGGACGCCGGCGCACCCTGTCGACGTTCCTGGTCGGCTCGGCGCTGGCGGCCCTGGCCTACTCGGCGGCGGGCTCGGAGGCGACGATCCTGGCGGCCGGGATGGCGCTGTCGTTCTTCAACCTCGGGGCGTGGGGCGCGCTGTACGCCGTGACGCCGGAGGTGTACCCGACCCCGGTGCGGGGCCGCGGCGCCGGCGCCGCCGCCGGGTTCGGCCGCCTCGCCTCGATCCTGGCGCCGCTGGCGGTGCCGTTCCTGTCGTCCTCGGGCGGCACGGGGCTGGTGTTCGTGGTGTTCGGGGTGGCGTTCGCCGTGGCGGCCTCGGCGAGCTTCCTGCTGCCGGAGCGCCGGGGAGCGGCTCTCGACTAG
- a CDS encoding dienelactone hydrolase family protein, protein MPRSTPTSDRTPRRGTRRLRASLAATTFALTLPLLAAQPAQAANPYERGPAPTTASVQATRGSFATAQTTVSGFSVRGFGGGTIYYPTSTTAGTFGGVVIAPGYTATQSSIAWLGPRLASQGFVVFTIDTLSRYDQPATRGDELLAAADYLTGSSTVRSRVDARRVAVVGHSMGGGGTLEAAKDRPSLRAAIGLTPWNLDKTWPEITTPTLVVGAQDDTVAPVTSHSEPFYQSLPSTTDKAYLELRGASHFAPNSPNTTIASYSISWLKRFVDDDTRYSQFLCPAPSVSTAISEYRSNCPY, encoded by the coding sequence ATGCCGCGCTCCACCCCCACCAGTGACCGCACCCCGCGCCGCGGGACCCGCCGCCTGCGCGCCTCGCTGGCCGCGACCACGTTCGCCCTGACCCTGCCGCTGCTCGCCGCCCAGCCCGCGCAGGCCGCCAACCCCTACGAGCGCGGCCCGGCGCCCACGACGGCCAGCGTCCAGGCCACCCGCGGCTCGTTCGCCACGGCGCAGACCACCGTCTCCGGCTTCTCGGTGCGGGGTTTCGGCGGCGGCACGATCTACTACCCGACCTCCACGACGGCCGGCACGTTCGGCGGGGTCGTCATCGCCCCCGGCTACACGGCCACCCAGTCCAGCATCGCCTGGCTGGGGCCGCGGCTGGCGTCGCAGGGTTTCGTGGTGTTCACCATCGACACCCTGAGCCGCTACGACCAGCCCGCCACCCGCGGCGACGAACTGCTCGCAGCGGCCGACTACCTCACCGGCAGCAGCACCGTCCGCAGCCGGGTCGACGCGCGCCGCGTCGCGGTGGTGGGCCACTCGATGGGTGGCGGCGGAACCCTGGAGGCCGCCAAGGACCGGCCGTCCCTGCGGGCGGCGATCGGTCTGACCCCGTGGAACCTCGACAAGACGTGGCCGGAGATCACGACCCCGACGCTCGTCGTCGGCGCGCAGGACGACACCGTCGCGCCGGTGACGTCGCACTCCGAGCCGTTCTACCAGTCGCTGCCCTCGACGACGGACAAGGCGTACCTGGAACTGCGCGGCGCGAGCCACTTCGCCCCGAACTCGCCGAACACCACCATCGCCTCGTACAGCATCTCCTGGCTCAAGCGGTTCGTGGACGACGACACCCGGTACAGCCAGTTCCTGTGCCCGGCCCCGTCGGTGAGCACCGCCATCAGCGAGTACCGCAGCAACTGCCCGTACTGA
- a CDS encoding MBL fold metallo-hydrolase, protein MASTTTTTAILDEAHVGPTDNVAYVVRCRSTGRRLLVDAAAEPDTLLALVDGTLDLVVTTHRHHDHVGALAAVVEATGARTAAGTADADDLPLPVQDRLEHGDVVRVGDVLLEVVHLRGHTPGSVALLLRDPDGPDHVFTGDSLFPGGVGNTNGDPERFTSLLDDVSVRLFDVLADDTVVHPGHGAPTTIGAERPHLAEWRARGW, encoded by the coding sequence ATGGCCTCCACGACGACGACCACGGCGATCCTCGACGAAGCGCACGTCGGCCCGACGGACAACGTCGCGTACGTCGTGCGGTGCCGCAGCACCGGCCGCAGGCTCCTCGTCGACGCCGCCGCCGAACCGGACACGCTCCTCGCGCTCGTCGACGGCACCCTCGACCTCGTCGTCACCACCCACCGCCACCACGACCACGTGGGGGCGCTCGCCGCCGTCGTCGAGGCGACCGGTGCGCGCACCGCCGCGGGGACCGCCGACGCCGACGACCTCCCCCTGCCCGTCCAGGACCGGCTCGAGCACGGTGACGTCGTCCGCGTCGGGGACGTCCTGCTGGAGGTCGTCCACCTGCGCGGGCACACCCCCGGCTCGGTGGCCCTGCTGCTGCGCGACCCCGACGGACCCGACCACGTCTTCACGGGCGACTCGCTGTTCCCCGGCGGCGTCGGGAACACGAACGGCGACCCCGAGCGCTTCACGTCGCTGCTCGACGACGTGAGCGTCCGCCTGTTCGACGTCCTGGCCGACGACACCGTCGTGCACCCCGGGCACGGCGCACCCACGACGATCGGCGCCGAACGCCCCCACCTCGCCGAGTGGCGCGCCCGCGGCTGGTGA